A window from Staphylococcus succinus encodes these proteins:
- a CDS encoding shikimate kinase has product MKNDNLDPLILVGFMGTGKTTLGEYLAKNNNLSYVDLDAYIVEQQQKTIPEIFEQDGESGFRKLEHQCLKECISRFDIISTGGGIIEGNDSFELLKYLKHVIWLDCDLEVIYDRIKNDSNRPNANNKSLFELKSLYSSRVSRYNEIAFIKLNSNKPLSELQHVIMEELMCE; this is encoded by the coding sequence TATGGGAACTGGTAAAACAACATTAGGTGAATATCTTGCTAAAAATAATAACCTTTCTTATGTTGATTTAGATGCCTATATTGTAGAACAACAACAGAAAACAATACCTGAAATATTTGAACAAGATGGAGAAAGTGGTTTTCGAAAATTAGAGCATCAATGCTTAAAAGAATGTATTTCACGTTTTGACATCATCTCTACGGGTGGTGGTATCATTGAAGGAAATGATTCTTTTGAACTTTTAAAGTATTTAAAGCATGTGATTTGGTTAGATTGTGATTTGGAAGTCATCTATGACAGAATCAAAAATGATAGTAATAGACCAAATGCGAATAATAAATCTCTTTTTGAATTAAAAAGCTTGTATTCATCTAGAGTTTCAAGATATAATGAAATCGCATTCATCAAATTGAATAGTAATAAGCCTCTTTCAGAGTTGCAACACGTGATTATGGAAGAGTTAATGTGCGAATGA
- the gcvT gene encoding glycine cleavage system aminomethyltransferase GcvT, with product MSNELKQTPLYQNFVDAGAKIVEFGGWAMPVQFSSIKEEHNAVRTEMGVFDVSHMGEILIKGPDAKHLVQYLLSNDTEQLTTTKAQYTALCNESGGIIDDLITYMLEEDTYLLVVNAGNTEKDFEWMKQHATEFDVEVINVSNEYGQLAIQGPNTREFVKAHVDVEVTDMKPFDFKQGVKFFDKNIILSQSGYTGEDGFEIYCKAEDTPYLWEKLLENNIQPCGLGARDTLRLEAGLPLHGQDLNESISPYEAGIGFAAKPLIEVDFIGKEVLKVQKENGSQRRAVGIEMIEKGIPRTGYIVYDSEENEIGEVTSGTQSPLSGKSIGLALIDREAFEMGKEVIVQVRKRKVRAKIVKKNQITK from the coding sequence ATGTCTAACGAACTAAAACAAACACCACTTTATCAAAACTTTGTTGATGCTGGGGCTAAAATTGTAGAATTTGGTGGCTGGGCCATGCCAGTTCAATTTTCAAGTATTAAGGAAGAACATAATGCTGTAAGAACTGAAATGGGCGTATTTGATGTCAGTCACATGGGAGAAATTCTTATAAAAGGCCCTGATGCCAAACACTTGGTACAATATTTGCTTTCGAATGATACTGAACAATTAACGACAACCAAAGCGCAATATACTGCATTATGTAATGAAAGTGGCGGCATCATTGATGATTTAATTACATATATGCTTGAAGAAGATACGTATTTATTAGTTGTTAATGCAGGTAATACTGAAAAAGATTTTGAATGGATGAAGCAGCATGCAACTGAATTTGATGTTGAAGTTATCAATGTTTCAAATGAATATGGACAACTAGCAATTCAAGGACCAAACACTCGTGAATTTGTTAAAGCGCATGTTGATGTTGAAGTAACAGATATGAAACCTTTTGATTTTAAACAAGGAGTTAAGTTTTTTGATAAAAATATAATTCTTTCACAATCTGGTTATACAGGTGAAGATGGATTTGAAATTTATTGTAAAGCAGAAGACACGCCATATTTATGGGAAAAATTATTGGAAAATAATATTCAACCTTGTGGATTAGGCGCAAGAGACACATTACGATTAGAAGCCGGATTACCATTGCATGGACAAGATTTGAATGAAAGTATCTCACCTTATGAAGCTGGTATAGGTTTCGCTGCTAAACCACTCATAGAAGTTGATTTCATTGGGAAAGAAGTATTGAAAGTTCAAAAAGAAAATGGATCGCAACGTAGGGCTGTTGGAATAGAAATGATAGAAAAAGGTATACCGAGAACAGGTTACATCGTTTATGATTCAGAAGAAAATGAAATAGGAGAAGTCACTTCTGGTACCCAATCTCCGTTGTCTGGCAAATCTATTGGATTAGCTTTAATTGATCGCGAAGCTTTTGAAATGGGAAAAGAAGTCATCGTACAAGTAAGAAAAAGAAAAGTTAGAGCAAAAATTGTTAAGAAAAATCAAATCACTAAATAA
- the gcvPA gene encoding aminomethyl-transferring glycine dehydrogenase subunit GcvPA — protein sequence MSHRYIPLTEQDKKEMLNTIGANSISELFGDVPKEILLDRELAIPDGEAETTLTKRLSRIASKNITKETHTSFLGAGVYDHYAPSVVDAMISRSEFYTAYTPYQPEISQGELQAIFEFQTLICELTDMDIANSSMYDGITSFAEACILAFNQTRKNKIVVSKALHYQALQVLHTYVKTRDEFEVVEVDLDGTITDLDKLEKAIDDDTAAVAVQYPNFYGSIEDLEKIQSFIENKKALFIVYSNPLALGLLTPPGSFGADIVVGDTQPFGIPAQFGGPHCGFFATTKKLMRKIPGRLVGQTEDADGHRGFVLTLQAREQHIRRDKATSNICSNQALNALASSICMSALGKQGIYEIAEQNFENANYTKDQFKKAGFEVSEETSFNEFVVKYDKPVKEVNNALLDEGIIGGFDLGEVVPEFENQMLIAVTELRTKDEIDTFVKKAGEINGSK from the coding sequence GTGAGTCATCGATATATACCATTAACTGAACAAGATAAAAAAGAAATGCTAAATACAATTGGCGCAAATTCTATTAGTGAACTTTTTGGGGATGTACCGAAAGAAATATTATTAGATAGAGAATTAGCAATTCCAGATGGAGAAGCTGAAACAACACTAACTAAACGATTGAGTAGAATTGCAAGTAAAAATATTACTAAAGAGACACATACATCATTCTTAGGGGCAGGTGTATATGATCACTATGCGCCATCGGTTGTAGATGCAATGATTTCACGCTCAGAATTTTATACTGCATATACACCATATCAACCAGAAATCTCGCAAGGCGAATTACAGGCAATTTTTGAGTTTCAAACATTAATATGTGAATTAACTGACATGGATATCGCAAATTCTTCAATGTATGATGGTATTACAAGTTTTGCTGAAGCATGTATTTTAGCATTTAATCAAACGCGTAAAAATAAAATTGTAGTATCTAAAGCGCTGCATTATCAAGCTTTACAAGTATTGCACACTTATGTGAAAACACGTGACGAATTTGAAGTAGTTGAAGTCGATTTAGATGGTACAATTACAGATTTAGATAAATTAGAAAAAGCAATTGACGATGATACAGCTGCAGTTGCTGTACAATATCCTAATTTTTATGGATCAATCGAAGACTTAGAGAAAATCCAATCATTTATAGAAAATAAAAAAGCATTATTTATTGTGTATAGTAATCCTCTGGCATTAGGTTTATTAACACCACCAGGTAGTTTCGGTGCTGATATCGTTGTTGGAGATACACAACCTTTTGGTATTCCAGCACAATTTGGGGGGCCACACTGTGGATTCTTTGCAACGACTAAGAAATTAATGAGAAAAATACCAGGTCGTTTAGTTGGTCAAACAGAAGATGCTGATGGGCATAGAGGGTTTGTACTTACTTTACAAGCGCGCGAACAACATATTCGACGAGATAAAGCGACTTCAAATATTTGTTCGAATCAAGCATTAAATGCTTTAGCTTCCTCTATCTGTATGTCTGCATTAGGAAAACAAGGCATATATGAAATAGCTGAGCAAAATTTTGAAAACGCTAATTATACTAAAGACCAATTTAAAAAAGCAGGTTTTGAAGTGTCAGAAGAAACATCATTTAATGAATTCGTTGTGAAATATGACAAGCCTGTGAAAGAAGTTAATAATGCGTTACTTGATGAAGGTATTATCGGTGGATTTGATTTAGGTGAAGTTGTACCTGAATTTGAAAACCAAATGCTCATTGCTGTGACAGAATTAAGAACAAAAGATGAAATCGATACATTTGTGAAGAAAGCGGGTGAAATAAATGGTAGTAAGTAA
- the gcvPB gene encoding aminomethyl-transferring glycine dehydrogenase subunit GcvPB: MVVSKSSPLIFERSKKDRYAYSLPKKEIENDAVKHLLDEKFIRKNKAELPEVSELDLVRHYTELSNKNFGVDSGFYPLGSCTMKYNPKINEKIARIPRFAESHPLQDESQVQGSLEIIYSLQEELKEITGMDEVTLQPAAGAHGEWTALMIFKAYHAKIGEGHRDEVIVPDSAHGTNPASAAFAGFKAVTVKSNERGEVDIDDLKRVVNDNTAAIMLTNPNTLGIFEKNIMEIRNIVHEAGGLLYYDGANLNAIMDKVRPGDMGFDAVHLNLHKTFTGPHGGGGPGSGPVGVKKELASYLPKPMVIKENNEFKYDNDIENSIGRVKPFYGNFGIYLRAYTYIRSMGNKGLEEVSEAAVLNANYIKARLKDHFEIPYEQYCKHEFVLSGSKQKEHGVRTLDMAKRLLDFGVHPPTIYFPLNVEEGMMIEPTETESKETLDHFCDTMIQIANEAKEDPDKVLEAPHTTIIDRLDETKAARQPILKFENLRSEKE, from the coding sequence ATGGTAGTAAGTAAATCGAGTCCATTAATTTTTGAACGTTCGAAAAAAGACCGTTATGCGTATTCGTTACCTAAAAAGGAAATTGAAAATGATGCAGTCAAGCATTTATTAGATGAAAAATTTATTCGAAAAAACAAAGCAGAATTGCCTGAAGTATCAGAATTAGATTTAGTTCGCCATTATACAGAACTTTCTAATAAAAACTTTGGTGTAGATTCAGGTTTTTATCCATTGGGTTCATGTACAATGAAATATAATCCGAAAATAAATGAAAAGATTGCTAGAATACCTAGGTTTGCTGAGTCACACCCATTGCAAGATGAATCACAAGTTCAAGGATCGCTAGAAATTATTTATAGCTTACAAGAAGAGTTAAAAGAAATTACAGGAATGGATGAAGTTACTTTACAGCCTGCTGCAGGTGCACACGGTGAGTGGACTGCTTTAATGATTTTTAAAGCATATCATGCAAAAATTGGAGAAGGGCATCGAGATGAAGTTATCGTACCTGATTCAGCACATGGCACTAATCCAGCATCTGCTGCTTTTGCAGGATTTAAAGCAGTTACAGTGAAGTCAAATGAGCGCGGTGAAGTTGACATAGATGATTTAAAACGCGTAGTAAATGACAATACCGCTGCAATTATGCTTACAAATCCTAATACATTAGGTATTTTCGAAAAGAACATTATGGAAATACGTAACATTGTTCATGAAGCTGGTGGCTTACTTTACTATGATGGCGCAAATCTGAATGCAATTATGGATAAAGTTAGACCAGGGGACATGGGATTTGATGCAGTTCATTTAAATTTACACAAAACATTTACAGGACCACATGGCGGCGGAGGTCCTGGATCTGGACCGGTAGGCGTAAAAAAAGAACTTGCTAGTTATTTACCAAAGCCGATGGTCATTAAAGAAAATAATGAATTTAAATATGATAATGATATTGAAAATTCAATTGGTCGCGTCAAACCATTTTATGGTAATTTCGGGATTTACTTAAGAGCATACACTTATATACGTTCAATGGGTAATAAAGGTTTAGAAGAAGTATCGGAAGCGGCTGTTTTGAATGCAAACTATATTAAAGCACGTTTGAAAGATCATTTTGAAATTCCTTATGAACAATATTGCAAACATGAATTTGTACTTAGTGGTTCTAAACAAAAAGAGCATGGTGTACGTACATTAGATATGGCGAAACGCTTATTAGATTTTGGTGTTCATCCACCTACAATATATTTCCCTTTAAATGTTGAGGAAGGTATGATGATAGAACCAACAGAAACGGAATCTAAAGAGACGTTAGATCACTTTTGCGATACAATGATTCAAATTGCTAATGAAGCAAAAGAGGATCCAGACAAGGTACTAGAAGCGCCTCACACGACAATTATTGATCGTTTAGATGAGACGAAAGCTGCACGTCAACCAATACTGAAATTTGAAAATTTACGTTCTGAAAAAGAATGA
- a CDS encoding rhodanese-like domain-containing protein → MSNFWFIALAVLIIIIAYMLINYLLNKRAVTELNQNEFHNGLRKAQVIDVREKVDYEYGHINGARNIPITMFKQRYQGLRTDQPIYLCDANGISSYRAARTLKKNGYTDIYMLKGGYKKWTGKIKSKK, encoded by the coding sequence ATGAGTAATTTTTGGTTTATAGCGTTAGCAGTTTTAATAATAATCATCGCTTACATGCTAATCAATTATCTTCTTAACAAGAGAGCAGTCACAGAATTAAACCAAAATGAATTCCATAATGGTTTGCGCAAAGCTCAAGTTATTGATGTAAGGGAAAAGGTTGATTATGAATACGGACACATTAATGGTGCTCGTAACATTCCAATCACTATGTTTAAACAGAGATATCAAGGTTTGAGAACAGATCAACCTATATACCTTTGTGATGCCAATGGAATTTCCAGTTATCGTGCCGCTCGTACGTTAAAGAAAAATGGTTATACAGACATTTACATGTTAAAAGGCGGTTACAAAAAATGGACTGGTAAAATTAAGTCAAAAAAATAA
- a CDS encoding lipoate--protein ligase family protein, whose amino-acid sequence MTETWNFINTGSNDPYYNMAMDEALLNFVSRGEIDPVIRFYTWNPATLSVGYFQRLTKEIDIEKVKEKGYGMVRRQTGGRGVLHDKELTYSVIVPESHPDMPSTVTEAYRVISEGLLEGFKLLGFDTYFAIPRSKEERDKLKQPRSAVCFDAPSWYELVVEGRKIAGSAQVRQKGVILQHGSLLQDVDVDDLFDMFKFKNDRLKDKMKQAFVEKAVAINDISNRHITIEDMEVAFEEGFRKGLNIDFKPLELTQQQQNEIKELTEKYKADEWNYRK is encoded by the coding sequence GTGACTGAGACATGGAATTTTATAAATACAGGAAGTAATGATCCATATTATAATATGGCAATGGATGAAGCGTTACTCAATTTCGTATCAAGAGGTGAAATTGACCCAGTAATAAGGTTCTACACATGGAATCCTGCAACTTTATCTGTTGGTTATTTTCAAAGACTGACTAAAGAAATAGATATTGAGAAAGTAAAAGAAAAAGGTTATGGCATGGTTAGACGTCAAACGGGTGGCAGAGGGGTGCTACACGATAAGGAACTTACATATAGTGTTATTGTTCCAGAATCACATCCGGACATGCCGTCTACCGTTACAGAAGCGTATAGAGTTATTTCGGAGGGATTGTTAGAAGGATTCAAATTGTTGGGTTTCGATACATACTTTGCTATTCCTCGTTCTAAAGAAGAAAGAGACAAATTAAAGCAGCCTCGAAGTGCAGTGTGCTTTGATGCGCCGAGTTGGTATGAGTTAGTTGTAGAAGGTAGAAAAATCGCTGGTAGTGCTCAAGTACGTCAAAAAGGCGTTATTCTTCAACATGGCTCACTGCTTCAAGATGTAGATGTAGATGATTTGTTCGATATGTTTAAATTTAAAAATGACCGTCTGAAAGATAAAATGAAACAAGCGTTTGTAGAAAAAGCTGTTGCCATCAATGATATTTCTAATCGTCATATCACTATTGAAGATATGGAAGTGGCTTTTGAAGAAGGATTTAGAAAAGGGCTGAATATAGATTTTAAGCCGCTTGAATTAACACAACAACAACAGAATGAAATCAAGGAATTGACTGAGAAATATAAAGCTGATGAATGGAACTATCGTAAATAA
- a CDS encoding SA1362 family protein — MKQVLFYIVIAIAIVGLVLNLDAFLFSFVSMAISFAIFAGIIYLIYYFFFLTEDQRKYKRAQRKYRKQNKKR; from the coding sequence GTGAAACAGGTTTTATTTTATATAGTGATTGCGATCGCTATAGTAGGCTTAGTACTTAATTTAGATGCGTTTTTATTTAGCTTTGTGAGTATGGCAATTAGTTTCGCAATTTTTGCAGGAATTATATATTTAATATACTATTTCTTCTTTTTAACAGAAGATCAGAGGAAATATAAACGCGCACAAAGAAAATATAGAAAACAAAATAAAAAAAGATAA
- a CDS encoding M24 family metallopeptidase, with translation MTRIEKLNSALEAKHLEAVVVLTDFNRRYLSGFTGTSGALIITKEHKLLITDFRYIEQATSQAPEFEIVKQSGALIDEVKAQLESLDVQNVGFEGHLVSYDTYLQLSKSYISLISISGLIEKIREVKDDSEIELIQKASEIVDETYEYILTVARAGMTEQQLKAKLESKLLELGAEGTSFDTIVASGHRGALPHGVASEKVINKGELITLDFGAYYKGYSSDITRTFAIGEPDPKLKEIYNIVLEANMKGIAAAKKGVTGKQLDAVARDYIASQGYGDAFGHSLGHGIGLDVHEGPNLSKKSESKLEINNCVTIEPGIYLDGLGGVRIEDDILITENGCECFTKCSKNLIIL, from the coding sequence ATGACTAGAATAGAAAAACTAAATTCTGCCTTAGAAGCAAAACATTTAGAAGCTGTAGTAGTGTTAACAGATTTTAATAGAAGATATTTATCAGGTTTTACAGGCACAAGTGGTGCACTAATTATTACAAAAGAGCATAAATTATTAATTACAGATTTTAGATACATAGAGCAAGCCACTTCTCAGGCGCCAGAATTTGAAATTGTCAAACAAAGCGGAGCTTTAATCGATGAGGTGAAAGCACAACTAGAAAGTTTAGATGTGCAAAATGTGGGGTTTGAAGGTCATCTTGTGAGCTATGATACCTATTTACAATTAAGTAAGTCATATATCAGTTTAATAAGTATTTCAGGATTGATTGAAAAGATCAGAGAGGTTAAGGATGATTCTGAAATTGAACTTATACAAAAAGCTTCCGAAATAGTAGATGAAACATATGAATATATTTTAACAGTTGCACGAGCAGGCATGACAGAGCAACAACTTAAAGCGAAATTAGAAAGTAAGTTATTAGAACTTGGTGCTGAAGGTACTTCTTTTGACACGATTGTTGCATCTGGACATAGAGGAGCTTTGCCACATGGTGTTGCCAGCGAAAAAGTTATTAATAAAGGTGAACTCATCACTTTAGATTTTGGAGCTTATTATAAAGGATATTCTTCAGATATAACACGTACGTTCGCAATTGGTGAACCAGACCCTAAACTTAAAGAAATATATAATATAGTATTAGAAGCTAATATGAAAGGTATAGCGGCGGCTAAAAAGGGGGTTACAGGAAAACAATTAGATGCTGTGGCTAGAGATTATATAGCGTCACAAGGATATGGTGATGCGTTTGGTCATTCATTAGGACATGGCATCGGTTTAGATGTTCACGAAGGGCCTAATTTATCGAAAAAATCTGAGTCTAAATTAGAAATTAACAACTGTGTTACAATTGAACCCGGCATTTATTTAGATGGTTTAGGCGGCGTTCGTATAGAAGATGATATTTTAATTACAGAAAATGGCTGTGAATGCTTTACTAAATGCTCTAAAAACCTTATTATTTTATAG
- the efp gene encoding elongation factor P: MISVNDFKTGLTISVDNAIWKVIDFQHVKPGKGSAFVRSKLRNLRTGAIQEKTFRAGEKVEPAMIENRRMQYLYADGDVHVFMDNQTFDQTELPEDYLENELKYLKANMEVQIQTYEGETIGIELPKTVELKVTETEPGIKGDTANGATKSATVETGYSLNVPLFVNEGDVLLINTGDGSYISRA; the protein is encoded by the coding sequence ATGATTTCGGTGAATGATTTTAAAACAGGCTTAACAATATCTGTAGATAATGCAATTTGGAAAGTTATAGACTTCCAACATGTAAAACCAGGTAAAGGATCAGCATTTGTACGTTCAAAATTACGTAACTTAAGAACTGGTGCGATTCAAGAAAAAACTTTTAGAGCTGGTGAAAAAGTTGAGCCAGCAATGATTGAAAATCGTCGTATGCAATACCTTTATGCTGACGGAGATGTACATGTATTTATGGACAATCAAACTTTTGATCAAACTGAGCTACCAGAAGATTACTTAGAAAATGAATTGAAATATTTAAAAGCTAATATGGAAGTTCAAATTCAAACTTATGAAGGTGAAACAATTGGTATTGAATTACCTAAAACAGTTGAACTTAAAGTTACAGAAACTGAACCTGGTATCAAAGGTGATACTGCTAACGGGGCGACTAAATCCGCAACAGTTGAAACTGGTTATTCATTAAACGTACCTTTGTTTGTTAACGAAGGTGACGTACTTTTAATTAACACAGGTGACGGTAGTTACATTTCAAGAGCGTAA
- the accB gene encoding acetyl-CoA carboxylase biotin carboxyl carrier protein produces the protein MNFKEIKELIEILDQSSLTEINIEDKGNVVNLKKEKETEIITPQINQQPMQQVATQQGVASAPVGTQEPDNTQKSSAADDSQTINAPMVGTFYKSPSPEESAYVQVGDSVTNESTVCILEAMKLFNEIQAEVTGEITEILVEDGQMVEYGQPLFKVK, from the coding sequence ATGAATTTTAAAGAAATTAAAGAATTAATAGAAATTCTTGATCAATCTAGCTTGACTGAAATTAATATAGAAGATAAAGGTAATGTCGTTAATTTAAAAAAAGAAAAAGAAACTGAAATAATCACACCACAAATTAATCAACAACCAATGCAACAAGTTGCAACTCAACAAGGTGTAGCATCAGCTCCTGTTGGAACGCAAGAACCAGACAATACGCAAAAAAGTAGTGCTGCAGATGATTCACAAACAATAAACGCGCCGATGGTTGGAACATTTTATAAATCTCCTTCTCCAGAAGAAAGTGCTTATGTACAAGTAGGTGATTCCGTTACTAATGAATCTACTGTATGTATTTTAGAAGCAATGAAACTATTTAACGAAATACAAGCCGAAGTAACTGGAGAAATTACTGAAATTTTAGTAGAAGACGGTCAAATGGTAGAGTATGGCCAACCGTTATTTAAGGTGAAATAA
- the accC gene encoding acetyl-CoA carboxylase biotin carboxylase subunit, translating into MNKILIANRGEIAVRIIRACHDLGIQTVAIYSEGDKDALHTQIADEAYCVGPTQSKDSYLNIPNILSIATSTGCDGIHPGYGFLAENGDFAELCDACQLKFIGPSYESIQKMGIKDVAKEEMKRAEVPVVPGSEGLVVDIQDAKNIANKIGYPVIIKATAGGGGKGIRVARDEKELETGFKMTQQEAETAFGNGGLYLEKFIENFRHIEIQVIGDSYGNVVHLGERDCTIQRRMQKLVEEAPSPILSAEQRQEMGNAAVRAAKAVNYENAGTIEFIYDLNTNDFYFMEMNTRIQVEHPVTEMVTGIDLVKLQLKVAMGEKLPFKQQDIQINGHAIEFRINAENPYKNFMPSPGQITQYLAPGGFGVRIESACYTNYTIPPYYDSMVAKLIVHEPTRDESIMTGLRALNEFLVLGIDTTIPFHIRLLNNGIFRSGEFNTKFLETYNIMDEQTE; encoded by the coding sequence ATGAATAAAATTTTAATTGCAAATAGAGGAGAAATTGCGGTAAGAATCATTCGTGCATGTCATGACTTAGGAATACAAACTGTGGCCATCTACTCAGAAGGAGATAAAGACGCATTACATACTCAAATTGCTGATGAAGCATATTGCGTTGGTCCGACTCAATCCAAAGATTCTTATCTTAATATCCCAAACATATTGTCTATCGCTACTTCTACGGGTTGTGATGGTATCCATCCAGGATACGGATTTTTAGCTGAAAATGGCGATTTTGCAGAATTGTGTGATGCATGTCAACTGAAATTTATCGGCCCAAGTTATGAATCCATTCAAAAAATGGGTATTAAAGATGTAGCTAAAGAAGAAATGAAACGTGCAGAAGTACCAGTTGTTCCAGGTAGTGAAGGTTTAGTCGTTGACATTCAAGACGCTAAAAATATTGCCAACAAGATTGGTTATCCAGTTATCATCAAAGCAACAGCTGGTGGTGGTGGGAAAGGCATCCGCGTAGCTAGAGATGAAAAAGAATTAGAAACTGGCTTTAAAATGACCCAGCAAGAGGCTGAAACAGCATTTGGTAATGGTGGGCTTTATCTAGAAAAATTCATAGAAAACTTTAGACATATCGAAATACAAGTGATTGGCGATAGCTATGGTAATGTTGTACATTTAGGAGAACGTGATTGTACAATTCAACGTCGTATGCAAAAGCTTGTGGAAGAAGCGCCATCACCTATATTATCGGCAGAGCAACGCCAAGAAATGGGTAACGCGGCTGTAAGAGCTGCAAAAGCTGTTAACTATGAAAACGCAGGTACAATAGAATTTATTTATGATTTGAATACTAATGACTTCTACTTTATGGAAATGAACACTCGAATCCAAGTAGAGCATCCGGTAACAGAAATGGTAACAGGAATAGACTTAGTGAAATTGCAACTAAAAGTTGCTATGGGTGAAAAATTACCGTTCAAACAACAAGATATTCAAATCAACGGACATGCTATTGAATTCCGAATTAACGCGGAGAACCCATATAAGAATTTCATGCCATCTCCAGGACAGATTACACAATATTTAGCTCCAGGTGGTTTTGGAGTCAGAATTGAATCTGCATGTTATACTAATTATACGATCCCGCCATATTATGATTCTATGGTAGCAAAATTAATCGTTCATGAACCAACTAGAGACGAATCCATTATGACAGGTTTGCGTGCATTAAATGAATTTTTAGTATTAGGTATTGATACTACAATTCCATTCCATATCCGCCTATTAAATAATGGTATTTTTAGAAGCGGAGAGTTTAATACTAAGTTTTTAGAAACTTATAATATTATGGATGAACAAACTGAATAG
- a CDS encoding Asp23/Gls24 family envelope stress response protein → MVKVSETSHSNLGKIEIAPEVLAVIASIATAEVKGIQGHFKALRDTDIESISKKQLNKGVKVDARENGIFIDVYCALSYGVNISATAKNIQQAIFNSLTTMTTIEPSQINVHITHIEPEN, encoded by the coding sequence ATGGTCAAAGTTTCTGAAACCTCACATTCCAACTTGGGAAAAATAGAGATAGCGCCGGAAGTATTGGCAGTTATAGCTAGTATTGCAACAGCAGAAGTTAAAGGCATACAAGGTCACTTTAAAGCATTACGAGATACGGATATTGAGAGTATTAGTAAAAAGCAACTCAATAAAGGCGTAAAAGTTGATGCTAGAGAAAATGGTATTTTTATTGATGTATATTGTGCTTTAAGCTACGGAGTTAATATATCCGCTACTGCCAAAAATATACAACAAGCTATTTTCAACTCTTTAACAACAATGACTACAATAGAACCAAGTCAAATCAATGTCCATATTACACATATAGAACCAGAAAATTAA
- the nusB gene encoding transcription antitermination factor NusB, whose translation MSRKESRMQAFQTLFQLEMMNSDLTIEEAISFIKEENKDLDLEFINWLVTGVKDHETVLDEKIQPHLKDWKLERLLKTDRIILRMSTFELLHSSTPQKVIINEAVELAKQFSDDDHYKFINGVLSNIE comes from the coding sequence ATGAGTCGAAAAGAATCTAGAATGCAAGCCTTTCAAACTCTATTTCAACTTGAAATGATGAATAGTGATTTAACAATTGAAGAAGCGATTAGTTTCATTAAAGAAGAAAATAAAGATTTAGATTTAGAATTTATTAATTGGTTAGTCACAGGTGTTAAAGATCACGAAACAGTTTTAGATGAAAAAATCCAACCGCATTTAAAAGATTGGAAATTAGAACGTTTATTAAAAACAGATCGTATTATTTTACGTATGTCTACATTTGAATTGTTACATAGTTCAACACCACAAAAAGTAATCATAAATGAAGCTGTTGAATTAGCAAAACAATTCAGCGATGATGATCATTATAAATTTATCAATGGTGTATTGAGCAATATTGAATAA